A stretch of the Saccharolobus caldissimus genome encodes the following:
- a CDS encoding glycosyltransferase family 4 protein encodes MFTIALRVLWNGGVARIAVEQARNTKAKLLVYRESFYNYDLSGIYVEFLRRKGEKGFLTPLFRKITEIYAKNRGDEATVDLDLIVKATRIIKGPALFHDQFAGITGYLRKVFHGEDYAIYLHETSLTLKGIKYLIPKVMERKVLEDAKIVLTNSEWNKRVLEDKGIRAEVLYPGCYPIDEVEEDKENFVLAVSMWDEGRKPEIYGEIAKRIKGKLIMAGSWARRDTMEEFKRKYPEVIVTGRISEDKLRELYKKSSLTIRFGFDERGPGMAVLESLCNGTAVIVNDGLGGKEFVIEGENGYVVKDWKEAVDRINEVLENHRLRRSLSINALETGKKYSWRNHANKLTEIMEKLA; translated from the coding sequence ATGTTTACTATCGCTTTAAGGGTTTTATGGAACGGAGGAGTTGCTAGAATTGCAGTGGAACAGGCTAGGAACACTAAGGCTAAGTTATTAGTATATAGAGAATCCTTTTACAATTACGATCTCAGTGGAATATACGTTGAGTTCTTGAGAAGGAAAGGAGAGAAAGGATTTCTCACGCCTCTCTTTAGGAAGATAACGGAAATTTACGCTAAAAATAGGGGTGATGAAGCGACTGTTGATTTAGATCTTATAGTTAAGGCGACTAGAATTATTAAGGGGCCCGCGTTGTTTCACGATCAATTTGCTGGGATTACTGGTTATTTACGTAAGGTATTTCATGGAGAAGATTACGCGATATATCTTCATGAAACTTCCTTAACTTTAAAGGGTATTAAATATTTAATACCTAAGGTAATGGAAAGAAAAGTATTAGAAGATGCTAAAATCGTACTTACAAATTCAGAATGGAACAAAAGAGTTCTAGAAGATAAAGGTATAAGAGCTGAAGTGTTATATCCAGGTTGTTATCCAATAGATGAAGTTGAAGAGGATAAGGAAAATTTCGTTTTAGCAGTATCAATGTGGGATGAGGGAAGGAAACCAGAAATTTACGGCGAGATAGCTAAAAGAATAAAGGGAAAGTTAATAATGGCTGGATCTTGGGCAAGAAGAGATACTATGGAAGAGTTTAAAAGAAAATACCCAGAAGTTATAGTAACTGGTAGGATTAGTGAAGATAAACTGAGGGAACTTTATAAAAAATCATCCTTAACTATACGCTTTGGATTCGATGAAAGAGGGCCTGGTATGGCTGTTTTAGAGTCCCTATGTAATGGTACGGCTGTAATAGTAAATGACGGATTAGGAGGAAAGGAGTTCGTGATTGAAGGAGAAAACGGTTATGTGGTAAAAGACTGGAAGGAGGCTGTAGACAGAATAAACGAGGTTTTAGAGAATCATAGGCTTAGAAGAAGTCTTTCAATTAACGCTTTAGAAACAGGTAAGAAATACTCTTGGAGAAATCACGCAAATAAGTTAACGGAGATTATGGAAAAGTTAGCTTAA
- a CDS encoding DUF504 domain-containing protein has product MRIKDAINMVLWKYKDNISEFKLIIYDRYVSIAEIPFEQIERVDNYYIYLKDGETVIPIHRVIEIKRGEYTIWRRKGR; this is encoded by the coding sequence GTGAGAATAAAGGATGCAATAAATATGGTATTATGGAAATATAAGGACAATATATCTGAATTTAAGCTAATAATCTATGATAGATATGTCTCGATAGCTGAGATACCCTTTGAACAAATAGAGAGAGTCGATAATTATTATATATATCTTAAAGATGGGGAAACTGTAATTCCTATTCACAGAGTAATTGAGATAAAAAGAGGAGAATATACAATATGGAGGAGAAAAGGTCGATGA
- a CDS encoding glycosyltransferase — MLSIVIPAYNEEKRIRNTVQRISSWISPAEILIIFDGNDRTPDVVKDFPVKLYVSNVRLGKGGALKRGIHYSSFKKVLLVDADLPVTKDDIDKVLKTDADLVVTKRKIIGMPWKRRFLHKAFIILTKIFFPSLVGFSDFQSGVKLIDKEKALTISDELIINDFLFDVNLIYAFKRRGYKIKEVEISYIHDESNSKISKKLIKVIILMFLSLIKLRVYYSPFRSILNTKIFLSVQNYILNKLR; from the coding sequence ATGTTGTCCATAGTAATTCCCGCTTACAATGAGGAAAAGAGGATTAGAAATACAGTTCAAAGGATTTCCTCTTGGATATCTCCTGCTGAAATACTAATAATTTTCGATGGCAATGACAGAACTCCAGATGTTGTAAAGGACTTTCCAGTTAAACTTTATGTAAGTAACGTTAGATTAGGTAAGGGAGGAGCACTAAAAAGAGGTATACATTATTCCTCTTTCAAGAAAGTTTTGCTAGTTGATGCAGATTTGCCAGTTACTAAAGATGATATAGACAAGGTATTAAAGACAGACGCTGACCTAGTAGTTACTAAAAGAAAAATTATAGGAATGCCTTGGAAGAGGAGATTTTTACATAAGGCTTTTATAATATTAACGAAGATCTTCTTTCCATCACTTGTTGGGTTTAGCGATTTCCAATCGGGAGTTAAGTTAATTGATAAGGAGAAGGCTTTGACCATAAGTGACGAGCTAATAATAAACGATTTCCTATTCGATGTTAATCTAATTTACGCATTTAAGAGAAGGGGGTATAAGATAAAGGAAGTAGAAATAAGTTATATTCATGACGAGAGTAATAGTAAAATATCGAAGAAGTTAATTAAAGTAATAATTCTAATGTTTCTCTCACTGATTAAGTTAAGGGTATATTATTCACCTTTTAGGAGTATTTTAAACACTAAGATTTTCCTAAGTGTTCAGAACTACATACTAAACAAGCTTAGATAA
- a CDS encoding AAA family ATPase, with protein sequence MLFDPAPKDKREDFFDREEEIEKLKLLSSPITLILGLRRTGKSSLIKIALNELNRPFIYLDMRKFEEKRSINYKEFLIEVEREINKLSSKFSQLIEFLKRIEGVSIMGNQVRFKWQGNERLSFTSLLEALNDFNKDLIFIIDEAQELIKLRGIDLLPPLAYAFDNLKIKIVLSGSEMGLLYRFLRIEDPSSPLFGRAFLKIELKPFSREEAIEFLKRGFSQININFTEYDKVYEEIGGIPGWLTYFGYTYSHIRDLRKSLDETFSFAKRLIIHEFENFLADKGEARKRYLNIMRTVSASCSSWSKIKRELEAMEGITISDSIIYNYLKHLLDSSWIVKNDDVYCPSEPLIRKTFETLNF encoded by the coding sequence GTGCTTTTCGACCCAGCACCAAAGGATAAAAGAGAGGACTTCTTTGATAGAGAAGAAGAGATAGAGAAACTTAAATTACTCTCATCTCCTATAACGCTAATTTTAGGTTTGAGAAGGACTGGAAAATCATCATTAATCAAAATAGCACTCAATGAATTAAACAGACCATTCATCTACCTTGATATGAGGAAATTTGAAGAGAAAAGGAGTATTAACTATAAGGAGTTCTTAATAGAGGTTGAAAGAGAGATAAATAAGTTATCATCGAAATTCTCCCAACTTATAGAGTTCCTTAAGAGAATAGAAGGAGTAAGTATTATGGGTAATCAAGTAAGATTTAAATGGCAGGGAAATGAGAGACTTTCATTTACAAGTTTACTTGAAGCATTAAACGATTTCAATAAGGATTTAATATTCATAATAGATGAAGCCCAAGAACTCATAAAGCTAAGGGGAATAGATCTATTACCACCTTTAGCTTATGCATTCGATAATTTAAAAATCAAAATCGTATTAAGTGGTTCAGAAATGGGACTACTATATCGTTTCTTAAGAATTGAAGATCCCAGTTCTCCCCTCTTTGGGAGAGCTTTCTTAAAGATAGAGTTAAAACCATTTAGTAGAGAAGAGGCTATAGAGTTCTTAAAGAGAGGTTTCTCACAAATTAACATAAATTTCACGGAATATGACAAAGTTTACGAAGAGATAGGAGGAATTCCAGGATGGTTAACGTATTTCGGCTATACATATTCTCATATTAGAGATTTAAGGAAGAGTCTAGATGAGACATTCAGTTTTGCTAAACGCTTAATAATACATGAATTTGAGAACTTTTTAGCAGATAAGGGTGAGGCTAGAAAAAGGTACTTAAATATCATGAGAACTGTAAGTGCGAGTTGCTCATCTTGGAGTAAAATTAAGCGTGAATTGGAAGCAATGGAGGGAATTACCATAAGTGATTCCATAATATATAATTACCTAAAACACTTACTCGATTCCTCATGGATAGTTAAAAACGATGACGTTTATTGCCCGTCAGAGCCGTTAATAAGAAAAACTTTCGAAACATTGAATTTTTAA
- a CDS encoding MFS transporter: protein MNPFKPLDDKKFDIFHIKSLMTTGMGVFTDGYDLSSIGIVLLTVLSAFNIHKGSPAYNIYVSLISGSALIGAAIGAIVFGLLSNKGRKTFYGIDVGLLSIGALLQAFVTSPLELIIVRFLLGLGVGADYVLSPMIMAEHSNAKDRGKIIALGFGLFWGFGATTAALIYLALTALGISPNLIWRIVLAAGAIPAASVIYLRRKIPETARFLGRIKGDLNELKQVIKNVTGIEVNVNRNFKDDKGFSFYLSKYWKQFLAACILWFLFDIVAYSGILFGPSLIASSLGLNSGTFQLVIEGAFIVPGGLIALALIDRVGRKPLQVLGFIGMTISLVAFSIYKDIAGMTFSPLIALMLYGLSQLSQQAGPGSVSASGMLGVELAPTKVRGFVQSLTVASGRIGAALTSFVFPALFSIYGESFAVAFLGGVSLVSAIITLILIPETKGKPLEESSREIEVMEIS from the coding sequence ATGAACCCCTTCAAACCACTTGACGATAAGAAATTCGACATATTTCACATCAAGTCTTTAATGACCACTGGAATGGGTGTTTTCACCGATGGTTATGATTTATCCTCAATAGGAATAGTCCTACTGACAGTGCTCTCAGCATTCAACATACATAAAGGCAGTCCAGCTTACAATATTTACGTATCCCTAATTAGCGGTTCAGCGTTAATAGGGGCTGCAATAGGTGCTATAGTATTCGGTTTACTTTCTAATAAAGGTAGGAAGACCTTTTATGGAATAGACGTCGGCTTATTATCGATAGGAGCATTGCTACAAGCTTTCGTAACTTCACCTCTTGAATTGATAATTGTAAGATTTCTACTTGGTTTAGGAGTAGGTGCAGACTACGTATTATCACCAATGATAATGGCAGAACATTCAAACGCTAAGGATAGAGGGAAAATAATAGCTTTAGGGTTTGGGCTTTTCTGGGGTTTTGGTGCAACTACTGCAGCCTTAATCTATTTAGCCTTAACGGCATTAGGAATAAGCCCAAATCTAATATGGAGAATTGTATTAGCTGCGGGCGCAATACCGGCAGCTTCAGTAATATATCTAAGGAGAAAAATACCAGAGACTGCTAGATTTTTAGGTAGAATTAAAGGAGATTTAAACGAATTGAAACAAGTAATTAAGAACGTTACAGGTATAGAAGTTAACGTTAATAGAAATTTTAAAGACGATAAAGGATTCTCCTTTTACCTTTCAAAATACTGGAAACAATTCTTAGCAGCGTGTATATTATGGTTCTTGTTTGATATAGTTGCGTATTCTGGCATACTTTTCGGCCCCTCATTAATAGCGTCGAGTTTAGGGCTAAACTCTGGGACTTTTCAATTAGTAATTGAGGGAGCCTTTATAGTGCCAGGAGGGTTAATAGCTTTAGCCTTAATAGATAGAGTGGGGAGAAAGCCGCTTCAAGTTTTAGGGTTTATAGGAATGACAATATCTCTAGTAGCTTTTTCCATTTATAAGGACATTGCAGGTATGACTTTCTCACCCTTAATAGCGTTAATGTTATACGGTCTATCTCAATTATCACAACAGGCTGGACCAGGATCGGTAAGTGCATCGGGAATGCTAGGAGTAGAATTAGCACCTACTAAGGTTAGAGGATTTGTACAATCCCTCACAGTAGCTTCTGGGAGAATAGGTGCAGCCTTAACGTCTTTTGTTTTTCCAGCTCTGTTCTCGATTTACGGAGAATCCTTTGCTGTAGCATTTTTAGGTGGGGTGTCATTAGTATCGGCTATAATAACGCTTATCCTAATACCAGAGACGAAAGGTAAGCCATTGGAGGAGAGTTCTAGGGAAATAGAAGTTATGGAGATAAGTTAA
- a CDS encoding undecaprenyl-diphosphate phosphatase: MNLIAVGIVLGVVQGISEWIPVSSKTQVLLVSTLLLGLGFSEAYAFGLFMEIGTITAAVIYFRKELYKVVLALMGKGNYEDVILLKYIIVSTLVTGIIGVTIYLTIINLVRGVVIGIPMAILGLILMLDGILIYVSRKSYKPSRTLRDLSVKDFIIVGIAQGLAALPGVSRSGMTTSVLLLLGVNPEDAFRLSFIELIPAAIGAIGVTLIFSRHEVINTIHLLSIAALIISILVATLVSVLFINVLLKFAESRNILIVVFSLGILALMSGIISSLIGF, translated from the coding sequence ATGAACTTAATAGCTGTGGGAATAGTTCTGGGAGTTGTACAAGGAATAAGTGAGTGGATTCCTGTAAGTAGTAAAACTCAAGTGCTTTTAGTCTCTACACTTCTCTTAGGATTAGGCTTTTCTGAAGCTTATGCTTTTGGGCTATTTATGGAAATAGGTACAATTACAGCTGCCGTAATTTACTTTAGAAAGGAACTATATAAGGTTGTGTTAGCATTAATGGGTAAGGGAAATTATGAGGACGTAATATTGCTGAAGTATATTATAGTATCTACTTTAGTCACTGGGATTATAGGAGTTACAATATATCTAACTATTATTAATCTAGTTAGAGGAGTAGTAATTGGAATCCCAATGGCTATTTTAGGCTTAATATTAATGCTAGACGGTATTTTAATCTATGTTTCGAGGAAGTCTTATAAGCCCAGTAGGACTTTAAGGGATCTGAGTGTTAAGGACTTTATAATAGTTGGAATAGCACAAGGTTTAGCGGCTTTACCTGGAGTTAGCAGATCTGGAATGACTACTTCCGTACTACTTTTATTAGGTGTAAATCCCGAAGATGCATTTAGACTCTCCTTCATAGAGCTAATTCCAGCCGCAATAGGAGCAATAGGAGTCACCCTAATCTTCTCTAGGCACGAAGTAATTAATACTATTCATTTACTGAGTATAGCTGCGTTGATAATTTCCATATTAGTTGCTACACTAGTAAGCGTTTTATTTATAAACGTTTTGCTTAAATTTGCCGAGAGCAGGAATATTTTAATAGTAGTATTCAGTTTAGGAATATTAGCATTAATGAGTGGTATAATTAGTTCGCTTATAGGTTTCTAA